The stretch of DNA TTGGGATTGTGGCACTCGCACATAACATATTGAAAGTGGCGGGCATCCGCCTCGACACTTTCCTAGAATCAATCGGAATCAAAAAACAAGCTGGAAAAAAACGAAAGGTTTTTCACCAGCTTGTTTACTATTTTAGGGACTTTTTAGACAGCCCCTTTTTTTGGTTTGTGATACAAACCTGTTTTAAAAGTGTCATTTATAAGGTGAATGATCAAGAGAACAATTAACGAAGAATTTCATCTATTCATTTTCATATTTATCATGGGTAATTATTATACCTTGTAGGGTATTTTCTTATATGTTAAAATTGACCTTGTTCATTTGAAAGGAGGTGAAAAATATGGGAAAACTAAAAGCAAATCTTCGGATGTATAAAGATTTCTTTGGTGGATATATTAAATACCGAGAAAAAATTAAAAAAGCCGACCAATGGATTAACAAATATGCTGAAGTTAAAGGTTTATCTGTCAATCCCCATAAAATGTACTTAACCAATTTAAAAATTTGGTTAGCAGAAAATGAGGAAATCTATGGTCAACGAATCTGTCCTTGTTTTGAGGCGACAGGGGATAAAAAAATCGACCGTCAATTAACCTGCCCATGTACATATGCAGTACATGATATTGAAGTACATGGAACTTGCCATTGTAATCTATTTGGTCGAGCCGATTTAACAGAGGAAGAATGGAAAGAGCAAGAAGCAAGAATTATGAAAGAGTATCGTATTCCGTTAAATATCCAAGGTAACATTGTAGATACGCGAAATGTACCTCAGGATGATTATCGTGAAATGGATGTACCCGATCCTGTTCACCAATTGAAACAATCATTGAATCAGTTTGATGGAACTTTTCAGATGATTGTTGAGAGAGAGCAATCGGCAAAAAATATCGTCGGTTATTGTAAACTCAAAAATATTGAAGCTTCTTATGAAAACAGAGATGATTACTATCTCGTAACCGTTCAAAAATGAATATGAAAAAAAATATCCACCAGGTTGGTGGATATTTTTTTTTGACTAATGATTTCTATCAACATGGCTCATGCTTTTCCTTATTCCAAGTGAGTAGACTTGTTGCAATTCCTACAGATAACACCGTAATGAATGAAAGAATCAAATTGTTTTTTGAAATCAGGAGCCCACCTAACGAAATAATGGTTGCATCAAATAGAAAAATGACCAATCCAACATTGATCGAAAAATGTTTGGCTAAAAATTGCGCCAAAAGATCAAGGCCCCCTGTGCTAGCGTCTGCTCGCAACATGATCCCTATGCCGGCCCCAACCAGTAATCCTCCAAGAATTGAACTCTCTAAAGGGGAGATATGAATGTAATAATGAAAATAGTAGGTATAGGGATAAACGATATCAATAAAAAAGGAGGAAATCAGTAATCCATGTAGGCTATTATAGAAAAACGGTCTTGATTTAAACCATGCTAACAGATAGATCGGAAAACTGAAAAGAATAATCATTAGACCAACTTTATAACCAGTGAGATAGTTAACAATCAGGGCTAAACCAATCACTCCACCATCCAAGATGTGAAAAGGAATGATAAAAAAATTAATTCCAATCGACAGAATCAAACTGCCAAACAATATTGAAATAACCCTATGTATAAAGAGCATTTATACCTTCTCCTTTAATGAACTTAAAAAAATAGCCTATAAATGTATATGAATAATGAATCAAGAAAATACTAATCAAAACAATAACGTTTGACTGTATGGTTTAAGTCTGATATGATATTCATTAATAAGGATAGAAAGAGGTGTTCACGTTGGGAAATTGTATCGAATAGGGGAATTAGCATCTCTTGCAAACGTTTCGAAACGAACGATTGATTATTACACACAGCTAGGTTTACTCGATGTGACACGTTCAGAATCCAATTACCGTTATTATACTGAGAAGACAGTTGAGCAATTAAAGTTAATAGAGCAATACAAAAAACAGCATCTTTCATTAGAAGAAATTAAGGAACGTTTAAAGCTAGTTCATGAAAAAGACATGGTAAAAATTGAAAAACTGTTTGAAAAGATTGATCAACTTACTCAACAGATGAAGGATCTTGAATCTGAAATTTTAAAAATCAAACCCTACTTAGAAGGATTAAATGAACAACAAATGAAAGTGGTAATGAAACACCTTTCTAATCAAGGAATGTCATTTGTGAATGTGTTGATGATACTTTTAGGTAGTTTATAGAAAAGGAGGAGAAAATATGTTCTTTCATCCGATGGACTTTTTAATTTTTATCGCTTTTGGTTTATCGTTATGGGCACAATTGAAGGTAAAAGGTAATTTTGAGCAATGGTCGAGAGTTGAATCGATGATAGGGATGACTGGTGCACAGGTTGCTAGAAGAATATTGGATGAAAATAACCTTGAACACATCCCAGTAAGACCTGTACCGGGAAAGTTAACAGATCATTATGATCCAATAGCGAGAGAGGTTCGCTTGTCAGAGCCGGTCTATTATGGTACGTCGATCGCTTCTGTATCGGTTGCAGCCCACGAAGTAGGGCATGCGATTCAACATAAAGAAGGATATAGTGCCTTAGTATTAAGGCATAAATTATTTCCATTAGTGAACTTTAGTTCAGGTGCAGCCCCATTATTATTAATTCTTGGTTTTGTGTTTCAATGGGCTTCATTAATTGGGCTAGGAATACTGCTATTTTCCGTTGCCGTTGCCTTTCAATTGATTACCCTTCCTGTTGAATTTAATGCAAGCTCGAGGGCCAAGAAATTAATGTTATCGACAGGGATTCTACGAAACGGAGAAGAAACGGGTGTAAATAAAGTTCTAGGTGCAGCAGCATTGACCTATGTCGCAGCGGCTTTAATCTCCGTCTTAGAATTAACCAAGTATATTATGATCTTTGCTTCAAGTGACGAAGATTAATAGATAAATGTTCAGCCCCTCATATTGAAGTGACCCCTGTCAAGTAGACAGGAATAAAAAAGCATACTTATGCAACCTGAGTTCTGTATTGATAAGGACTCAGGTTATTTAATTTCTTTTCGTAACATAAAGCTTGTGATCCGAAAAGAGACGATTGAACGGGATTTTGCCGATATGAAAGAGAAGCATGGTCTGCGCTGAACGCATTACCGAGGATTGGAAAAAAATGCGGTGCAGGCGATGCTTGTTTAAAATGGGTTTCAGACATTCGTCTGAAACCCATTTTGTCAACAGTCTGAGTCGATTTTTCCATGGCATAGGAAAAATCGACTTTTTAGTCTTATCTTGTGTCTTTCTAAGAGACTGAAAAACAGGATTTATAAAAAATAGTGAGTCACTTAAATATCTAAAAGCAATATCGAATCCTTGGCCTCCAGATTTTCAATCATTTCATACCAAGATTTTGGTTTATTCGATAAGACAGAATAATAACGTTTCAAAAACTTCACAACAAGATCCGCTGGTAGTTCATTCACGTTATCGTCCATCGGAAGGAAACAAAGGTCGAGTCCTGTTACAGCCTCTCCATCATTGTTCCAAGATGGATGGACATAAGGGAAGTCAAGTCGCTTATAGCCAAGATGAGATAATACTTCACGACGAACATATGGATCCATAGGCTTAATTCCGCCAAATTCAAAATGCTCTACTCGGTAAGGATCATAAATTTCAGCAAACATACCAAATAACTGCTTTTCGTTTGCTGCTGCCCAAGCGTTCAAATCCTCTAATCTCTTTTGCGCTAAAAATCGCCCGATCCCAAGTCCTGGTTGGCCGATGATCGTGAAATCTGTCATTGCGACATTTAAATCTTCATAATAGCGATACTCTGTCGCACCTACGACATTCCCTTCATGAACAGCAACACACACACGAATTCCCGGATCTTCAAGAGGCTCTTTCCAAAGATCGAATTCTAATACCTCTTCAGGAGGAAATACATCCTGCATCAATTGGTGCATTTTTTTAAATAAAGGGTCTTCAATACTCGTAATTCTGCGATATTCCATTTCATCATTCTCCTTGTTAAGATTTTGATCGATAAAAAGGATTTTTCCATTCCATCAGTGCTGCATAATTAC from Tepidibacillus fermentans encodes:
- a CDS encoding MerR family transcriptional regulator, with the protein product MYRIGELASLANVSKRTIDYYTQLGLLDVTRSESNYRYYTEKTVEQLKLIEQYKKQHLSLEEIKERLKLVHEKDMVKIEKLFEKIDQLTQQMKDLESEILKIKPYLEGLNEQQMKVVMKHLSNQGMSFVNVLMILLGSL
- a CDS encoding GNAT family N-acetyltransferase, which translates into the protein MEYRRITSIEDPLFKKMHQLMQDVFPPEEVLEFDLWKEPLEDPGIRVCVAVHEGNVVGATEYRYYEDLNVAMTDFTIIGQPGLGIGRFLAQKRLEDLNAWAAANEKQLFGMFAEIYDPYRVEHFEFGGIKPMDPYVRREVLSHLGYKRLDFPYVHPSWNNDGEAVTGLDLCFLPMDDNVNELPADLVVKFLKRYYSVLSNKPKSWYEMIENLEAKDSILLLDI
- a CDS encoding ferredoxin-thioredoxin reductase catalytic domain-containing protein; amino-acid sequence: MGKLKANLRMYKDFFGGYIKYREKIKKADQWINKYAEVKGLSVNPHKMYLTNLKIWLAENEEIYGQRICPCFEATGDKKIDRQLTCPCTYAVHDIEVHGTCHCNLFGRADLTEEEWKEQEARIMKEYRIPLNIQGNIVDTRNVPQDDYREMDVPDPVHQLKQSLNQFDGTFQMIVEREQSAKNIVGYCKLKNIEASYENRDDYYLVTVQK
- a CDS encoding zinc metallopeptidase; the encoded protein is MFFHPMDFLIFIAFGLSLWAQLKVKGNFEQWSRVESMIGMTGAQVARRILDENNLEHIPVRPVPGKLTDHYDPIAREVRLSEPVYYGTSIASVSVAAHEVGHAIQHKEGYSALVLRHKLFPLVNFSSGAAPLLLILGFVFQWASLIGLGILLFSVAVAFQLITLPVEFNASSRAKKLMLSTGILRNGEETGVNKVLGAAALTYVAAALISVLELTKYIMIFASSDED
- a CDS encoding YitT family protein; the encoded protein is MLFIHRVISILFGSLILSIGINFFIIPFHILDGGVIGLALIVNYLTGYKVGLMIILFSFPIYLLAWFKSRPFFYNSLHGLLISSFFIDIVYPYTYYFHYYIHISPLESSILGGLLVGAGIGIMLRADASTGGLDLLAQFLAKHFSINVGLVIFLFDATIISLGGLLISKNNLILSFITVLSVGIATSLLTWNKEKHEPC